A genome region from Coprococcus phoceensis includes the following:
- a CDS encoding helix-turn-helix domain-containing protein, which yields MQEREFEELLWKARNKDKKAVFEIIEMYRPLLLKYAKSSGKFDEDLYQELVCAVLKSIIKFPMKTENTIICALSIDEHNIL from the coding sequence ATGCAGGAAAGAGAATTTGAGGAATTATTATGGAAAGCACGAAATAAAGATAAAAAAGCAGTATTCGAAATTATAGAAATGTACCGTCCTTTGCTATTAAAATACGCAAAAAGTAGTGGGAAATTTGATGAAGATTTATACCAGGAATTGGTATGTGCAGTTTTAAAAAGTATTATAAAATTTCCTATGAAAACAGAAAATACAATAATTTGTGCATTAAGTATTGATGAACACAATATATTGTGA
- a CDS encoding sigma-70 RNA polymerase sigma factor region 4 domain-containing protein, translating to MDKQKRTTIDEFSAYLQSAVRNTTINYMNDKSKIKEHEITLEEDLEELEGSVTEWNEMMEAHNIFSGKIDPEKLFAQVTDNKLLHILKSFSALHIKVLCLRILYEKTFDEIGMVIGISGKKAENTYYNIIKKIRRELGEGKDAGKRI from the coding sequence ATGGATAAACAAAAACGAACTACCATAGATGAATTTAGTGCATACCTACAGAGTGCAGTAAGAAATACCACTATCAACTATATGAATGATAAAAGTAAGATCAAAGAGCATGAGATCACTTTAGAAGAGGATTTAGAAGAGTTAGAAGGAAGTGTAACAGAATGGAATGAGATGATGGAAGCACACAATATTTTTTCGGGAAAGATTGATCCGGAAAAATTGTTTGCTCAGGTAACAGATAATAAACTTTTACATATATTGAAAAGTTTTTCGGCATTGCATATAAAGGTTCTCTGTCTGCGAATATTGTACGAAAAAACCTTTGATGAAATAGGAATGGTTATAGGAATATCCGGGAAAAAGGCTGAAAACACCTATTACAACATAATAAAAAAAATTCGTAGAGAGTTAGGGGAAGGAAAAGATGCAGGAAAGAGAATTTGA
- a CDS encoding ParM/StbA family protein yields MGFVMSIDTGNKMMKTNHFIFHSGIKRKEQKILPGEEGIFFKGINYLESNQRISYLEDKTIDDRYYILTLLGVAKELEKEGIETGIHEGGTIPIQLLVGLPPGDYGKQIRKFREYFWRQGKTVYFSYKGKPYRIRYESVKVYMQGYSAYILVANQLHLQEQPKVLLIDIGGFTVDYLLVRYGVVDRTRIDSLPEGIIMLYKRIMVGIRQRFNLYLEEIDIDNILFKRKTPYSELVIRRTFEIAAEYMSDLLGSFLEFGIDFRTTVTVFVGGGTVLLKDIIDEVWKRYHSTYYVLDDPKANVKGFIKQYMAEKAGY; encoded by the coding sequence ATGGGATTTGTTATGAGTATAGATACAGGCAATAAAATGATGAAAACCAACCATTTTATTTTTCATTCGGGAATAAAAAGGAAGGAACAAAAAATCCTTCCTGGAGAAGAAGGAATTTTTTTTAAAGGGATCAACTATTTGGAGAGTAATCAGAGAATTTCCTATTTGGAAGATAAAACAATTGATGATAGGTACTATATTTTGACATTACTTGGAGTGGCAAAAGAACTGGAAAAAGAAGGGATAGAAACTGGTATTCATGAAGGGGGAACAATTCCAATCCAGTTATTAGTTGGACTTCCGCCGGGAGATTATGGAAAACAAATCCGGAAATTTCGGGAATATTTTTGGCGACAAGGAAAAACAGTTTATTTTTCTTATAAAGGGAAACCATACAGAATACGATATGAAAGTGTAAAGGTATATATGCAGGGATATTCTGCGTATATTTTAGTGGCAAATCAGCTTCATTTACAAGAGCAGCCAAAGGTTTTGCTGATAGACATTGGAGGATTTACAGTAGATTATCTGTTAGTCCGGTATGGAGTAGTAGACAGGACAAGAATTGATTCCCTTCCAGAAGGGATTATTATGCTCTATAAAAGAATTATGGTAGGAATAAGGCAGCGTTTTAATCTTTATCTCGAAGAAATAGACATTGATAATATTCTTTTTAAAAGGAAAACGCCATATTCAGAATTGGTTATTCGAAGGACATTTGAAATTGCTGCAGAATATATGAGTGATTTATTAGGTTCTTTTTTAGAATTTGGTATTGATTTTCGAACAACAGTGACTGTTTTCGTGGGAGGCGGAACGGTTCTTTTAAAGGATATTATTGATGAGGTGTGGAAAAGATATCATTCAACATATTATGTTTTAGACGATCCGAAAGCAAATGTAAAAGGCTTTATCAAACAATATATGGCAGAAAAGGCAGGATATTAA
- a CDS encoding accessory gene regulator B family protein produces MKKIVDRIVELLLKEECIDTTQIIKLSYGLETGLEIIVSSAYIFLIMALINQKTFFATFLIAFSLLRFFTGGVHLNKFISCFIFSNIVLVLVIYNAKIFENLPYAITIIPALVVICILSPQSSLKRKLSYKEKKFFH; encoded by the coding sequence ATGAAAAAAATAGTTGATAGAATAGTAGAATTACTATTAAAAGAAGAGTGCATTGATACAACACAAATTATAAAATTATCATATGGATTGGAAACTGGATTAGAGATAATAGTTAGTTCAGCGTATATATTTTTAATTATGGCATTGATAAATCAAAAAACTTTTTTTGCTACATTTCTAATTGCATTTTCTTTGTTAAGATTTTTTACAGGAGGAGTACATTTAAACAAATTTATATCGTGTTTTATATTTTCAAATATAGTTTTAGTTTTGGTTATTTATAATGCTAAAATATTTGAAAATTTACCATATGCTATTACTATAATTCCAGCACTAGTAGTTATATGCATCCTTTCACCGCAATCAAGTTTAAAACGGAAATTGTCATATAAAGAAAAAAAATTTTTTCACTAA
- a CDS encoding transposase: protein MKKGFCYEEETDRFVCRQGKHFAFQKLIYKKSTQNYYRLYSRSKKQCKNCPDFASGATDLGTVRINANAYYPSYFRNSKKVGTSDYLRVMRLRKIWAEGTFAVLKREHKLNKIQKRGLQKATEECLLSETALYLKRLVKVV from the coding sequence ATGAAAAAGGGATTCTGTTATGAGGAAGAAACAGATCGCTTTGTATGTAGACAGGGAAAACATTTTGCATTTCAGAAATTAATTTATAAAAAGTCAACACAGAACTATTACCGTTTATATAGCCGTTCAAAGAAACAATGTAAAAACTGTCCGGATTTTGCATCTGGTGCTACAGATCTCGGTACAGTCAGGATCAATGCAAATGCTTATTATCCCTCTTATTTTCGAAACAGCAAGAAAGTGGGGACCAGTGATTATTTGAGGGTCATGCGTCTTAGGAAGATATGGGCAGAAGGAACATTCGCAGTTTTAAAGAGAGAACATAAATTGAATAAAATCCAAAAAAGAGGCCTTCAGAAAGCGACAGAAGAATGCCTCTTATCGGAAACGGCATTATATCTAAAACGACTGGTAAAAGTGGTTTGA
- a CDS encoding transposase, protein MMGKQSGQIQMVILDIDSMIPENHLLRRIKNCVNYDFIYEKSASYYSPVGRKSIDPVVLIKMLLIGYLYGIKSERRLEEEVSLNLAYRWFCEIDLMHRVPDHSIFSQNRRRRFQDTGIFQEIFNEIVLKCIKFGIVSGETGVADGSFLPSNVSWDSLYEAVETVQ, encoded by the coding sequence ATGATGGGAAAACAAAGCGGACAAATCCAGATGGTAATCCTTGACATAGATTCTATGATTCCAGAGAATCATCTTCTGAGACGGATTAAAAACTGTGTAAATTATGATTTTATATACGAAAAGTCGGCCTCCTATTATTCTCCTGTTGGCAGAAAATCGATTGATCCCGTTGTTTTGATAAAAATGCTGCTGATTGGTTATCTTTATGGGATCAAATCAGAACGAAGACTTGAGGAGGAAGTATCTCTTAACCTTGCTTACCGCTGGTTTTGTGAAATTGATCTGATGCATAGAGTACCAGACCATTCAATATTTAGCCAGAATAGAAGAAGACGTTTTCAGGATACCGGCATATTCCAGGAAATTTTTAATGAGATCGTACTGAAGTGTATAAAGTTTGGGATCGTATCGGGAGAAACCGGTGTTGCGGATGGTTCATTCCTTCCGTCCAATGTATCCTGGGACAGCCTCTATGAGGCAGTTGAAACGGTCCAATAA
- a CDS encoding sensor histidine kinase encodes MDSVISFMDFLFPGFFILILKEYFELFLENRFSKKWIPYVFFCMYWLEDYIISNSIVLGVPYSLFFTIFNLFLLCKLIYKDSIKNILFSVFLIECLGCISEMLISIFLNKTISDKFVGGICSKILLLIFIRIIKLMKKQTNYEYISLRDWIINILISLSSIYIIYSFYLETNSDGKYVNRVSVMLAVMLILLINVLSFNMLNRIAKNFEVLHANTIYKNQIKLLMTRENNRREISSQMQKNIHDFKNHLICIKEYAERKNYKKIIDYINILQGHSCENTFLKKYSGNEIIDYLISEKVNIAKQKGINVFTDISIPETFECSDFDICIILTNAIDNAIEAIIDIETKIDKNIHLIMKYAKGSLYICVTNPCLKQVDILGNGMIRTTKKSPYGHGIGISSIQKAVEKYNGLVKMGIEKSIFKIEVILYM; translated from the coding sequence ATGGATAGCGTTATATCATTTATGGATTTTTTATTTCCAGGATTCTTTATCTTGATTTTAAAAGAATACTTTGAACTATTTTTAGAGAATAGATTTAGTAAAAAATGGATTCCATATGTATTTTTTTGTATGTATTGGTTAGAAGACTATATTATAAGTAATAGTATTGTATTAGGAGTACCATATAGTTTATTCTTTACAATATTTAATTTGTTCCTTTTATGCAAATTAATTTACAAAGATTCTATAAAAAATATTCTATTTTCTGTATTTTTAATAGAATGTTTGGGATGTATTTCTGAAATGCTCATTAGCATTTTTCTAAATAAAACAATTAGTGATAAGTTTGTAGGGGGAATATGTTCTAAAATTTTACTTTTGATTTTTATTAGAATAATTAAGCTTATGAAAAAACAAACAAATTATGAGTATATATCATTAAGAGATTGGATTATTAATATTTTAATTTCTCTTTCAAGCATTTATATTATATATTCATTTTATTTAGAAACTAATTCTGACGGCAAATATGTCAATAGGGTATCAGTGATGTTAGCGGTGATGCTAATATTATTGATAAATGTATTGTCATTCAATATGCTGAATAGGATTGCTAAAAATTTTGAGGTTTTACATGCAAATACTATATATAAAAATCAAATAAAACTATTAATGACAAGAGAAAATAATAGACGTGAAATTTCTTCTCAGATGCAAAAGAATATTCATGATTTTAAAAATCATTTGATTTGTATTAAAGAGTATGCTGAAAGAAAGAATTATAAAAAAATTATAGATTACATAAATATATTACAAGGACATAGCTGTGAAAATACATTTTTGAAAAAATATAGTGGAAATGAAATTATAGATTATCTTATATCGGAAAAAGTAAATATAGCAAAACAAAAAGGAATTAATGTTTTTACAGATATTTCTATCCCTGAAACTTTTGAGTGTTCAGACTTTGACATATGTATTATATTAACTAATGCCATTGATAATGCAATAGAAGCAATAATCGATATAGAAACAAAAATAGATAAAAATATTCATTTAATAATGAAATATGCTAAGGGTAGTTTATATATATGCGTAACCAACCCGTGTCTGAAACAAGTAGATATCTTAGGAAATGGTATGATACGAACAACGAAAAAGTCACCATATGGACACGGAATAGGAATTTCTTCGATTCAAAAGGCAGTGGAAAAATATAATGGTTTGGTTAAAATGGGAATTGAGAAAAGTATATTTAAGATAGAAGTTATTCTTTATATGTAG
- a CDS encoding LytR/AlgR family response regulator transcription factor, which yields MKSLKIAICDDDRIQASIIEKLIEKIAVTKFINVDISVFYDGMTLKDYYKCHNSFDIVYLDIEMTRMDGIKTAQHIRAINSDVIIIFISGYENYFLQLFEVEPFRFIKKPIDPAKFEEVFCKAYERIMQQPIYFTYKYKKMIHKILLRDILFFESKGRIVNIILNTGDKKEFYGKLDNIEKNLCNTRIPFLRIHQSYYVNFIYIKDMSFSKIVLNNGMILSISEERQKFVRETFLGILGAEYNG from the coding sequence ATGAAATCATTAAAAATAGCTATATGTGATGACGACCGTATACAAGCATCAATTATTGAAAAATTAATTGAAAAAATAGCAGTTACCAAATTTATAAATGTTGATATTTCAGTTTTTTATGATGGCATGACCCTGAAAGACTACTATAAATGTCATAATAGTTTTGATATTGTATATTTAGATATAGAAATGACTAGAATGGACGGCATAAAAACGGCACAGCATATAAGGGCAATTAATTCAGATGTTATTATCATTTTTATATCAGGATATGAGAATTATTTTTTGCAATTGTTTGAGGTAGAGCCATTTAGGTTTATAAAAAAACCAATCGATCCCGCAAAATTTGAAGAAGTATTTTGTAAAGCATATGAACGAATTATGCAACAGCCTATTTATTTTACATACAAATATAAAAAGATGATACATAAAATTTTATTAAGGGATATTTTATTTTTTGAAAGTAAAGGGAGAATTGTTAACATAATATTGAATACTGGAGATAAAAAAGAGTTTTATGGGAAATTGGATAATATAGAAAAAAACTTGTGTAATACAAGGATCCCCTTTTTAAGAATTCATCAATCATATTATGTAAATTTTATTTATATAAAAGACATGAGTTTTTCTAAAATCGTGTTAAACAATGGTATGATTCTTTCTATTAGTGAGGAACGCCAAAAATTTGTTAGAGAAACATTTTTGGGGATTTTAGGAGCAGAATATAATGGATAG
- a CDS encoding helix-turn-helix transcriptional regulator, with translation MNTRVKELREKKNLTQLGLAIRAETSQQTISKIENGTCIPKIDLAIRLAAIFNVSLDYLFELSNSKRSIESQIFCNKKLEKYFDLIVDFDKLNDENKETIEIILGRFLDIQEKDNG, from the coding sequence ATGAATACAAGAGTAAAAGAATTGCGAGAGAAAAAAAATCTAACACAACTAGGACTTGCAATAAGAGCTGAAACATCACAACAGACAATTAGCAAAATAGAAAATGGAACATGTATCCCTAAAATTGATTTAGCTATACGTTTAGCTGCTATATTTAATGTATCTTTGGACTATTTGTTTGAATTATCAAATTCAAAGCGAAGTATTGAGTCACAAATTTTTTGTAATAAGAAGTTGGAAAAATATTTTGATTTAATTGTAGATTTTGATAAATTGAATGATGAAAATAAGGAAACTATAGAGATAATTTTAGGAAGGTTTCTTGATATTCAAGAAAAAGATAATGGATAA
- the fabD gene encoding ACP S-malonyltransferase: MEIFHYDIRNLKKIKENGVNIVRKFEVFLMRVCMFPGQGSQKHGMGKSLFSKYPEYVKKSDEVLGYSIEELCLNPEKINYLNMTEYTQPALYLINTLNYMEFLKDNHLPEYFIGHSLGEYNALQAARIIDFETGMRLVQKRGELMGRIKDGAMAAILNMPLLQIKQILAENNLSGIDIANINSNTEIVISGLKNELTKCTEILEKHGAYIIRLNVSGAFHSRYMEIILEEYKKILSKTKFAEPKIPVISNYSVCEYTKENALENLLLQIVKPVRWVDTIEYLKRKGCCDFIQIGSGRVLIKLCNNILNTPK, encoded by the coding sequence ATGGAAATATTCCATTATGATATAAGAAATTTAAAGAAAATTAAAGAAAATGGAGTTAATATTGTTAGAAAGTTTGAGGTGTTTTTAATGAGAGTATGTATGTTCCCCGGGCAAGGATCACAGAAACATGGGATGGGAAAATCTTTATTTAGTAAGTATCCTGAGTATGTTAAAAAATCAGATGAAGTTTTAGGGTATTCGATTGAAGAATTGTGTTTAAATCCGGAAAAAATAAATTATTTGAATATGACAGAATATACACAACCTGCTTTATATTTAATTAATACATTAAATTATATGGAATTTCTGAAAGATAATCATTTGCCAGAATACTTTATAGGTCATAGTTTGGGAGAATATAATGCGTTACAAGCAGCGAGGATTATTGATTTTGAAACAGGAATGCGTTTAGTTCAAAAAAGGGGAGAACTAATGGGGAGAATTAAAGATGGTGCTATGGCAGCTATTTTGAATATGCCTTTATTACAAATTAAACAAATATTAGCAGAAAATAATTTATCAGGAATTGATATCGCTAATATAAATAGTAATACTGAAATAGTCATTTCTGGACTTAAAAATGAATTAACTAAATGTACAGAAATTTTAGAAAAACATGGAGCTTATATAATAAGACTAAATGTAAGTGGGGCATTTCATTCTCGATACATGGAAATAATACTAGAAGAATATAAAAAGATATTATCAAAGACAAAATTTGCTGAACCTAAAATACCTGTTATTTCAAATTATAGTGTATGTGAATATACTAAGGAGAATGCATTGGAAAATTTATTATTACAAATTGTAAAGCCTGTTCGCTGGGTTGATACTATAGAATATCTAAAAAGAAAGGGATGTTGCGATTTTATACAAATTGGTTCAGGGCGAGTTTTAATTAAATTGTGTAACAATATTTTAAATACACCTAAATAG
- a CDS encoding acyl-CoA carboxylase subunit beta yields the protein MKGIKNYNVEKQHKKGKLHAIERIERILNKDTFFEFGSNVGSYKEEYKEQSLLDYDGVITGYGYIGRKLVYIYSQDFTVCGGTVGKKHGEKIALTIKKAIENKCPIIGINDSGGARIQEGVNALAAYGDIFYYNTLASGYIPQISVVLGPCAGGAVYSPGITDFVFMVDEISHMFVTGPKVIQEVTGISCNEDELGGTNIHKKISGVSHFVFSNEDDCFEKLKKLISIIPTSVYDTKIKNVKYNKKFFTNIQNIVPKNPRKIYNIIDIINEVVDVDSFLEIQKEFATNIVVGFGKISEITVGIVANQPSVMAGVLDCDSSDKAARFVRYCDSFNIPIITLVDVPGFLPSVEQEKKGIIRHGAKLLYAYAEATTIKITIILRKAFGGAYIAMGSKHLRTDFVYAWPQSQISVMGAEGAVNVIYAQDLKRLSGMEREDFRIKKMQEYENIYMSSLIAEKEGYIDEILDPKETRLRIFKDIMCLQNKQEIIHISKKHGNIPL from the coding sequence GTGAAAGGGATAAAGAATTATAATGTAGAGAAACAACATAAAAAGGGGAAGCTACATGCAATTGAGCGGATTGAAAGAATATTGAACAAAGATACTTTTTTTGAATTTGGAAGTAATGTGGGTTCATATAAAGAGGAGTACAAAGAACAAAGTTTATTAGATTATGATGGCGTAATTACAGGTTATGGTTATATTGGCCGTAAGCTAGTATATATATATTCGCAAGATTTCACTGTATGTGGTGGAACAGTTGGGAAAAAACACGGAGAAAAGATAGCTTTAACAATTAAAAAGGCTATAGAAAATAAATGCCCAATTATCGGAATAAATGATTCGGGTGGTGCACGTATACAGGAAGGAGTTAATGCATTGGCAGCTTATGGAGACATTTTTTATTATAATACATTGGCTTCTGGATATATACCACAAATATCAGTTGTTTTAGGTCCATGTGCCGGAGGAGCGGTATACTCGCCAGGAATAACGGATTTTGTATTTATGGTTGATGAGATTAGCCATATGTTTGTTACTGGACCTAAGGTTATTCAAGAAGTTACAGGTATTTCTTGTAATGAGGATGAGCTAGGAGGGACAAATATCCATAAAAAGATTTCAGGTGTTTCTCATTTTGTCTTTTCAAACGAAGATGATTGTTTCGAGAAATTAAAAAAGTTGATTTCAATAATTCCTACTTCAGTTTATGATACAAAAATAAAAAATGTAAAGTATAATAAAAAATTCTTTACAAATATACAGAATATTGTTCCTAAAAATCCAAGGAAAATTTATAACATAATTGATATAATCAATGAAGTGGTGGACGTAGATAGTTTTTTAGAAATTCAAAAGGAATTTGCTACCAATATAGTGGTTGGGTTTGGAAAAATAAGTGAGATAACAGTTGGAATTGTTGCAAATCAGCCGAGTGTCATGGCAGGTGTACTAGATTGTGATTCTAGCGATAAAGCGGCTAGGTTTGTACGTTATTGTGACTCTTTTAATATACCAATTATTACATTAGTAGATGTCCCGGGGTTTCTGCCTAGTGTAGAGCAAGAAAAAAAAGGAATTATTAGACATGGTGCAAAACTATTATATGCATATGCAGAAGCTACGACAATAAAGATAACAATTATTCTTAGAAAAGCGTTCGGTGGTGCCTATATTGCAATGGGAAGTAAACATTTAAGAACAGATTTTGTATATGCGTGGCCTCAAAGCCAAATATCAGTAATGGGAGCTGAAGGGGCTGTAAATGTCATTTACGCGCAAGATCTTAAAAGACTTAGTGGAATGGAAAGAGAAGATTTTAGAATAAAAAAAATGCAAGAATATGAAAACATTTACATGTCTTCTTTAATTGCTGAAAAAGAAGGTTATATAGATGAGATATTAGATCCTAAAGAAACGCGATTACGTATCTTTAAAGATATAATGTGTTTGCAAAATAAACAAGAGATAATACACATTTCTAAAAAACATGGAAATATTCCATTATGA
- a CDS encoding nitroreductase family protein yields MDVLDIINKRKSIRKYKNQSIPPKYLDKIIDSARKCQSAKNRQPWKLMIIEKQDKDMIAKIMLDTFLNAPSLEKKYMASSVMSSKVIKNAPIAIGIFRDNEEIQWEKEDLLSIGAAIENMCLEATSLGLGSVWIRDVYYSEKEIVKQLSVNNFQLISILVIGIPDDESPCTSRKEMKEIIFGDYMSN; encoded by the coding sequence ATGGATGTTTTAGATATAATTAATAAAAGAAAAAGTATAAGAAAATACAAAAATCAGAGTATTCCTCCAAAATATCTAGATAAAATTATTGATAGTGCAAGAAAATGTCAATCGGCAAAAAACAGACAACCATGGAAATTAATGATTATTGAGAAACAGGATAAGGATATGATTGCTAAGATAATGCTAGACACATTTTTAAATGCACCTAGCCTAGAAAAAAAATATATGGCAAGTTCCGTTATGTCTTCTAAAGTAATCAAAAATGCTCCGATAGCAATTGGGATATTTAGAGATAACGAAGAAATACAATGGGAAAAAGAAGATTTATTGTCAATAGGAGCTGCTATTGAGAATATGTGTTTGGAAGCAACAAGCTTAGGATTGGGCTCAGTTTGGATTCGTGATGTTTATTATTCTGAAAAAGAAATAGTGAAACAATTATCAGTGAATAATTTCCAATTAATATCTATATTAGTAATTGGAATTCCGGATGATGAAAGTCCTTGTACGTCCAGAAAGGAAATGAAAGAAATTATATTTGGAGATTATATGAGTAATTAG
- the fabZ gene encoding 3-hydroxyacyl-ACP dehydratase FabZ, producing MYEIDWIKKTIPHREPFLLIDSIYELEEGERCIAVKNITENDFWVKGHFPNKPITPGSLMIEMLAQTAGVCYGKLNEKETGVLVGLDKVRFYKKVTINTLLKITAKLIRVCGKVTFFDGEISDEVDKVLTCQMIFSKEKI from the coding sequence ATGTACGAGATAGACTGGATTAAAAAAACTATTCCTCATAGAGAACCATTTTTATTAATTGATTCTATATATGAGCTAGAAGAGGGGGAAAGATGTATTGCAGTAAAAAATATCACAGAAAATGACTTTTGGGTTAAAGGGCATTTTCCGAATAAGCCAATTACACCAGGAAGTTTAATGATTGAAATGTTAGCTCAAACAGCTGGTGTTTGTTATGGGAAGTTAAATGAAAAAGAAACAGGAGTTTTAGTTGGATTGGATAAAGTTCGCTTTTATAAAAAGGTAACTATTAATACATTATTAAAGATTACGGCAAAATTGATTCGTGTTTGTGGAAAAGTGACCTTTTTTGATGGAGAAATATCTGATGAAGTAGACAAAGTGCTAACATGTCAAATGATATTTTCCAAAGAGAAGATTTAG
- a CDS encoding nitroreductase family protein — protein sequence MLSIDAIERRHSTRLFSKKKVSNEKLNKFIFAASLAPSSHNKQPWFFQKVINKEYIDKIADLNEKNKWVRTCENMIAIWSGEKELSDNDLLSLGAAIENLLLEATANEVQSCWIGGVQKKEVAKILKGKDVEYELIALIALGYEKIKLQPKMKKNIEELII from the coding sequence ATGCTTAGTATAGATGCTATTGAAAGGCGACACAGCACCAGGCTTTTTAGTAAAAAAAAGGTCAGTAATGAAAAATTGAACAAATTTATTTTTGCTGCATCACTAGCACCATCTAGTCACAACAAACAGCCGTGGTTTTTTCAGAAAGTAATAAATAAAGAATATATTGACAAAATAGCTGATTTAAATGAAAAGAATAAATGGGTTAGAACCTGTGAAAATATGATTGCTATTTGGTCAGGAGAAAAAGAACTTTCAGACAATGATTTGCTTTCGCTTGGAGCAGCAATAGAAAATCTCTTGTTAGAGGCGACAGCTAATGAAGTGCAAAGTTGCTGGATAGGTGGAGTTCAAAAAAAAGAAGTTGCAAAGATTCTAAAAGGTAAAGATGTAGAATATGAACTGATTGCCTTAATTGCTTTGGGATATGAAAAAATCAAACTACAACCCAAAATGAAGAAGAATATCGAAGAATTAATTATATGA
- a CDS encoding hotdog family protein has protein sequence MRLLLIDKIDSIDKNCIVGEKYVSFNEEIFEYHFLRNPIMPAAMQIEMAIQLIRVHNLYVSDCKDSFLPIEVKNFKFYDVAVPGEYIIVKLKLNDNCPECYQVEGHIGDRKIFSGKIVGNKIQAKKIHNMEFMREYYEFLVKETRNA, from the coding sequence ATGAGATTATTATTGATTGATAAAATTGATTCAATAGATAAAAATTGTATTGTTGGGGAAAAATATGTTAGTTTTAATGAAGAGATTTTTGAGTATCACTTTTTGAGAAATCCAATTATGCCAGCAGCTATGCAAATTGAAATGGCAATTCAGCTAATTAGAGTACATAATTTATATGTTTCAGACTGTAAGGATTCATTTTTACCTATAGAAGTAAAAAACTTTAAGTTTTATGATGTTGCAGTGCCAGGGGAATATATTATTGTAAAGTTAAAATTAAACGATAATTGTCCAGAATGCTATCAAGTAGAAGGTCATATTGGAGATAGAAAGATATTTAGCGGTAAAATTGTAGGAAATAAAATTCAAGCTAAAAAAATTCATAATATGGAGTTTATGAGAGAATATTATGAATTTCTTGTTAAGGAGACTAGAAATGCTTAG